The Fructilactobacillus ixorae genome has a window encoding:
- a CDS encoding ABC-F family ATP-binding cassette domain-containing protein, whose product MALLEVSNLSMSFADKQLYSNANFQLNKGEHMGVVGQNGVGKSTLIKILTGQELPVTGSVQWQKGTKVGYLDQYVDIPKGMTLIDFLHTAFSDLYAMNERMTELYTEYAETMDERLMEKAARLSGQLDANGFYDVETRVEQVITGLGLDDLGRAQEIATMSGGQRSKIILAKLILEHPDVLLLDEPTNYLDTAHIKWLEDYLNDFDGAALIISHDYDFLEPVTNCIINLAFGKITKYRGDFKAAMRQRDEKEKTQQREYEKQQVEIEKAKKFIQKNKAGSRSTMAKSREKMLDRMDVIEPPKNNIQAEFDFPYSETGSQNALVVKQLSVGYDAPLLEPVTFSVDTDQKVVLQGFNGVGKSTLIKSILGIIPALGGSAEFSPSAKVNYFSQDLVWDDPNQKPMQLIQDQYPKLTQKEIRSKLAQVGLDTANAFKPIGTLSGGEQVKVKLALMEFVPSNFLILDEPSNHLDDETKAALQAAIKRFPGNAIIVSHEASFASGLADKTIDVEKLSLH is encoded by the coding sequence ATGGCACTTTTAGAAGTATCCAATTTGAGCATGAGTTTTGCAGATAAGCAACTGTATTCGAATGCCAACTTTCAATTAAATAAGGGCGAACACATGGGGGTCGTCGGGCAAAATGGGGTTGGCAAATCGACGCTGATCAAAATTTTGACCGGGCAGGAACTGCCGGTGACGGGCTCCGTCCAGTGGCAAAAGGGGACGAAGGTTGGGTACTTAGACCAGTACGTTGATATTCCCAAGGGGATGACCCTGATTGATTTCCTCCACACCGCCTTTTCCGATTTGTACGCCATGAACGAACGAATGACGGAGTTATACACCGAGTATGCTGAAACGATGGACGAACGCTTGATGGAGAAAGCGGCCCGCTTGTCCGGGCAACTCGATGCCAACGGGTTTTACGACGTTGAAACCCGCGTTGAACAAGTAATTACGGGGCTCGGCCTGGATGATCTGGGGCGAGCACAAGAAATCGCAACGATGAGTGGGGGACAACGGTCTAAGATCATTCTTGCCAAGTTGATTCTGGAACATCCCGACGTCTTACTCTTAGATGAGCCGACCAACTACCTTGATACCGCCCACATCAAGTGGTTGGAGGACTATCTGAACGACTTTGACGGCGCTGCCCTGATTATTTCCCATGATTACGACTTTTTAGAACCCGTCACGAACTGCATCATTAACCTCGCCTTCGGGAAGATTACGAAGTACCGGGGCGACTTTAAAGCAGCGATGCGGCAACGGGATGAAAAGGAAAAGACCCAGCAACGTGAGTACGAAAAGCAACAGGTTGAGATTGAGAAGGCCAAGAAGTTCATTCAAAAGAACAAGGCCGGTAGTCGATCGACGATGGCGAAGTCCCGGGAAAAGATGTTGGACCGGATGGACGTGATTGAACCGCCGAAGAACAACATTCAAGCCGAATTTGACTTTCCGTATTCAGAGACCGGTTCGCAAAATGCACTAGTGGTAAAGCAACTATCCGTGGGGTATGACGCCCCCTTGCTAGAACCGGTGACCTTCTCCGTGGACACGGATCAAAAGGTGGTTTTACAAGGCTTTAACGGAGTGGGAAAGTCGACGCTAATTAAAAGTATTCTCGGCATTATTCCGGCGCTCGGGGGTTCGGCCGAGTTTTCCCCCTCGGCCAAGGTAAATTACTTTAGTCAGGACCTGGTCTGGGATGATCCGAACCAAAAGCCGATGCAGCTGATTCAGGATCAGTATCCGAAGCTGACCCAAAAGGAAATTCGGAGCAAGTTAGCCCAAGTCGGGTTGGACACGGCCAACGCCTTTAAGCCGATTGGAACCCTCTCTGGAGGGGAACAGGTGAAGGTCAAGCTGGCATTAATGGAATTTGTCCCGAGTAACTTCTTAATTTTGGATGAACCATCTAACCACTTGGATGATGAAACGAAGGCCGCCCTGCAGGCTGCCATCAAACGCTTCCCCGGTAATG
- a CDS encoding VOC family protein, with translation MRVRDVDQVVVTVDELEAALRFYHEVLDLPLLKETADQLLFQLGKQTLVCQLPSASGLTAAHPTAGSTAFSILTKDSLATIQAHLANYFIDIVAGPIERQTAKHEVHSLFIKDPAGNLLEIKEYQSN, from the coding sequence TTGCGCGTACGAGACGTCGATCAAGTGGTGGTCACGGTTGATGAACTGGAAGCCGCCCTGCGGTTTTACCACGAAGTTCTAGACCTCCCCTTACTAAAGGAAACCGCTGATCAGCTGTTATTCCAGCTCGGAAAACAAACCCTAGTTTGCCAACTCCCGAGTGCTTCAGGACTCACTGCTGCTCATCCCACGGCCGGTTCAACGGCCTTTAGCATTTTAACTAAGGATTCCTTAGCCACGATTCAAGCGCACCTAGCCAACTACTTCATTGACATCGTCGCCGGTCCCATCGAACGGCAAACTGCTAAACACGAGGTCCACTCCTTGTTCATTAAGGATCCCGCTGGTAACCTACTGGAAATTAAAGAATACCAATCGAATTAA